From Streptomyces sp. GSL17-111, one genomic window encodes:
- a CDS encoding YihY/virulence factor BrkB family protein translates to MPRQPGDDEERPGPTPGGSHEPADGPTGLSKRSWKGVLKRTVTEFREDNLTDWAAALTYYGVLSVFPALLALVSVLGLIGSSAIQPLIDNVGELAPGAVRDLLTDMLEQLQNRPGAAGFALVAGLLVALWSASGYIAAFMRAGNAIYDVREGRPLWKTIPTRLGITVVTVVLLAVISVGVVFTGGLAERAGEVLGLGDTVVTVWNIAKWPVLVLLVALVFSLLYWAAPNVRRRFRWVTPGGLLAVLVWLVASALFALYAANFASYGKTYGSLATVIVFLVWLWISNIAILLGLELNAELERGRAIESGHPPEEEPYVEPRDTRTFDE, encoded by the coding sequence ATGCCGCGACAACCGGGTGACGACGAAGAGAGGCCCGGCCCCACGCCGGGCGGGTCGCACGAGCCCGCCGACGGGCCCACCGGCCTGTCGAAGCGGTCCTGGAAGGGCGTGCTGAAGCGGACGGTCACGGAGTTCCGGGAGGACAACCTCACCGACTGGGCGGCCGCCCTGACCTACTACGGGGTCCTGTCCGTCTTCCCCGCACTCCTGGCCCTGGTGTCGGTCCTGGGGCTGATCGGCAGTTCGGCCATCCAGCCCCTCATCGACAACGTCGGCGAGCTGGCGCCCGGCGCGGTGCGGGACCTGCTCACGGACATGCTGGAGCAGTTGCAGAACCGACCCGGCGCGGCCGGGTTCGCCCTGGTCGCTGGTCTTCTCGTGGCCCTGTGGTCGGCCTCCGGGTACATCGCGGCCTTCATGCGGGCCGGCAACGCCATCTACGACGTCCGCGAAGGCCGCCCGCTCTGGAAGACGATCCCCACCCGGCTCGGCATCACGGTGGTGACCGTGGTGCTCCTGGCGGTGATCTCGGTGGGCGTGGTGTTCACCGGCGGGCTCGCCGAGCGGGCCGGAGAGGTCCTCGGCCTGGGCGACACCGTGGTCACCGTGTGGAACATCGCCAAGTGGCCGGTGCTCGTGCTGCTCGTGGCCCTCGTCTTCTCGCTCCTCTACTGGGCCGCGCCCAACGTGCGGCGGAGGTTCCGCTGGGTGACGCCGGGCGGGCTCCTGGCCGTCCTGGTGTGGCTGGTCGCCTCCGCGCTGTTCGCCCTGTACGCGGCCAACTTCGCCAGCTACGGCAAGACCTACGGAAGCCTGGCCACGGTCATCGTCTTCCTGGTGTGGCTGTGGATCTCCAACATCGCGATCCTGCTCGGCCTGGAGCTCAACGCCGAACTCGAGCGGGGACGGGCGATCGAGAGCGGCCACCCGCCGGAGGAGGAGCCCTACGTCGAGCCGCGCGACACCCGCACGTTCGACGAGTGA
- a CDS encoding FUSC family protein — MIKLAQRRNEPVVVQTVRSATAATLAYIAALWLLGSRPPPLLAPLTALLVVQVTLYATLTSGIRRVNAVVAGVLIAVGFSALVGLTWWSLGLLIISALVLGHVVRAGEFVPEVAISAMLVLGVSHATDLALSRVLETLIGAVVGLLFNMVFLPPVWVETAGEAIEELAGRMRRLLEDIGEEIGGHQPVERAARRLHEARRLDHDIVQVDASLVRAEESVRFNPRVKEGLLSRIVLRTGLDTLEICAVVLRVTARSLTDLAKQRTEEELFPPDVATALRELFMYMAGAVESYAVLITTQITTSAEEAEAFLETELAAARASREHVAHLLLATVREHPRQWQLHGALLAEIDRVLDELDTEKRAMRLAEELDRYSQERRDQHPRLDRLVRAVRRRTARLRAGRS, encoded by the coding sequence ATGATCAAACTGGCCCAGCGCCGCAACGAGCCGGTGGTCGTGCAGACGGTGCGTTCCGCCACCGCCGCGACGCTGGCCTACATCGCGGCGCTGTGGCTGCTCGGCTCCCGACCGCCGCCCCTGCTGGCGCCCCTGACGGCGCTACTGGTCGTACAGGTCACCCTCTACGCGACCCTCACCAGCGGCATCCGCCGGGTGAACGCCGTGGTGGCGGGGGTGCTGATCGCCGTCGGCTTCAGCGCGCTCGTGGGGCTGACCTGGTGGAGCCTGGGGCTGCTGATCATCTCCGCGCTGGTGCTGGGGCACGTCGTGCGGGCGGGTGAGTTCGTGCCCGAGGTGGCGATCTCCGCCATGCTCGTCCTGGGGGTGTCGCACGCGACGGACCTGGCGCTGAGCCGGGTGCTGGAGACGCTGATCGGCGCCGTGGTCGGGCTGCTGTTCAACATGGTGTTCCTGCCTCCCGTGTGGGTCGAGACGGCGGGCGAGGCCATCGAGGAGCTGGCCGGGCGGATGCGGCGGCTCCTGGAGGACATCGGCGAGGAGATCGGCGGCCACCAGCCGGTGGAGCGGGCGGCGCGCAGGCTGCACGAGGCACGGCGGCTGGACCACGACATCGTCCAGGTGGACGCCTCGCTGGTACGCGCCGAGGAGAGCGTCCGGTTCAATCCGCGGGTCAAGGAGGGGCTGCTGTCCCGGATCGTGCTGCGCACCGGGCTGGACACGCTGGAGATCTGCGCGGTGGTGCTCCGGGTCACGGCCCGCAGCCTCACCGACCTCGCCAAGCAGCGCACCGAGGAGGAGCTCTTCCCGCCCGACGTGGCCACGGCCCTGCGCGAACTGTTCATGTACATGGCGGGGGCGGTGGAGAGCTACGCGGTGCTCATCACGACCCAGATCACCACCAGCGCCGAGGAGGCGGAGGCCTTCCTGGAGACGGAGCTGGCCGCCGCGCGCGCCAGCCGCGAGCACGTCGCGCACCTGCTGCTGGCCACCGTGCGCGAACACCCCCGGCAGTGGCAGCTGCACGGCGCCCTCCTCGCGGAGATCGACCGGGTCCTGGACGAGTTGGACACGGAGAAGCGGGCGATGCGGCTCGCGGAGGAGCTCGACCGGTACTCCCAGGAGCGGCGGGACCAGCACCCGCGGCTGGACCGCCTCGTCCGCGCGGTGCGGCGGCGGACGGCGCGACTGCGCGCGGGCCGTTCCTGA
- a CDS encoding Gfo/Idh/MocA family protein has product MTPSSEECRFMPEMSEFSRRLVLGGALATGALAAGAGAAGAASSHPATAAAPSVPRRGRGQRSMINVPFEARRTVRLGIVGLGNRGRGMAPGWAAVPGCTVAAVCDVRADRATRVADALVADGRDRPREYGGSENSYARMLRDEELDLVYIATPWEFHHEQGRAALRAGSHAIVELPVATEVRELWDLVDTSERTRRHLFLAENCSYGRNELAMLKMAHEGLFGDITNGHGGYLHDLRALLFSDTYYTDAWRRKWHTRSTGSLYPMHGLAPIAAAMDVNRGDRMVSLAATATEPRGLADYRERFVPASHPSWQETYVNGDRVTCLIETAQGRVVRAEHDVSSPRPYSRINSIAGSRGIFEDYAGTSATGGRVYLEPDHNGHAWRDFDRYRKEFDHWLWREVGDDAEENGGHGGMDYILQWRTVQQMRAGLVPDIDVYDSAAWCAPVALSVESLRREGRPVDFPDFTRGAWVNHRPGLDSRPTGMPKVG; this is encoded by the coding sequence ATGACTCCCAGTTCCGAGGAGTGCCGCTTCATGCCCGAAATGTCGGAGTTCTCGCGTCGTCTGGTGCTGGGAGGTGCCCTCGCCACGGGGGCACTCGCGGCCGGTGCCGGCGCGGCCGGTGCCGCGTCTTCGCACCCGGCCACCGCGGCCGCCCCGTCCGTGCCCCGCCGTGGACGCGGCCAGAGGTCGATGATCAACGTGCCCTTCGAGGCGCGCCGCACGGTGCGGCTCGGCATCGTCGGGCTCGGGAACCGGGGCCGTGGCATGGCGCCGGGCTGGGCCGCAGTACCCGGCTGCACGGTGGCCGCCGTGTGCGACGTCCGGGCGGACCGGGCGACGCGGGTCGCCGACGCCCTCGTGGCCGACGGCAGGGACCGGCCCCGGGAGTACGGGGGTTCGGAGAACTCCTACGCGCGCATGCTGCGCGACGAGGAGCTCGACCTCGTCTACATCGCCACGCCCTGGGAGTTCCACCACGAGCAGGGCCGGGCCGCACTGCGGGCGGGCAGCCACGCGATCGTCGAGCTCCCGGTGGCCACCGAGGTGCGCGAGCTGTGGGACCTCGTCGACACCTCCGAACGGACCCGCAGGCACCTCTTCCTGGCCGAGAACTGCAGCTACGGCCGCAACGAGCTGGCGATGCTGAAGATGGCCCACGAGGGCCTGTTCGGTGACATCACCAACGGACACGGGGGCTACCTGCACGACCTGCGCGCCCTGCTCTTCTCCGACACGTACTACACCGACGCCTGGCGGCGGAAGTGGCACACTCGCAGCACCGGCTCCCTCTACCCCATGCACGGCCTCGCCCCCATCGCCGCCGCCATGGACGTGAACCGCGGTGACCGCATGGTGAGCCTGGCCGCCACCGCCACGGAGCCGAGGGGGCTGGCCGACTACCGGGAGCGCTTCGTGCCGGCCTCGCACCCCTCGTGGCAGGAGACCTACGTCAACGGCGACCGCGTCACGTGCCTGATCGAGACCGCTCAGGGCCGGGTCGTGCGGGCCGAACACGACGTCAGCTCACCGCGTCCCTACAGCCGCATCAACAGCATCGCCGGCAGCCGGGGCATCTTCGAGGACTACGCCGGCACCTCGGCCACCGGCGGCCGGGTCTACCTGGAACCCGACCACAACGGCCACGCGTGGCGCGACTTCGACCGCTACCGCAAGGAGTTCGACCACTGGCTCTGGCGGGAGGTCGGCGACGACGCCGAGGAGAACGGCGGCCACGGCGGCATGGACTACATCCTCCAGTGGCGCACCGTCCAGCAGATGCGCGCCGGGCTCGTCCCGGACATCGACGTCTACGACTCGGCCGCCTGGTGCGCACCGGTCGCCCTGAGCGTCGAGTCCCTGCGGCGCGAGGGCCGTCCGGTGGACTTCCCCGACTTCACCCGTGGCGCCTGGGTCAACCACCGCCCCGGGCTGGACTCCCGACCCACCGGTATGCCGAAGGTCGGCTGA
- a CDS encoding DeoR/GlpR family DNA-binding transcription regulator: MSKHERWSTLLELLAAKGRVEVEEAATALEVSAATIRRDLDELAEQQMLQRTRGGAVAHGVSYELPLRYKSSRRAPEKQRIAAAVSELISEGEVVGLNGGTTTTEVARTLGLRTGGGAREGAPGSATAPLLTIVTNALNIAGELAVRPQIKIVTTGGVVRPQTFELVGPLTVGVLNEVVLDAVVLGVDGVDPGLGIMTHQEEEASISRLFAERSQRVIVAADSSKMGKRAFARICGLERIDVLVTDSAIPDPMVAGLTEAGVEVVAV, translated from the coding sequence ATGTCCAAGCATGAGCGGTGGAGCACGTTGCTCGAACTGCTCGCCGCGAAGGGGCGCGTCGAGGTCGAGGAGGCCGCGACCGCCCTGGAGGTCTCCGCCGCGACCATCCGCCGGGACCTCGACGAGCTGGCGGAACAGCAGATGCTGCAGCGCACCCGCGGGGGCGCCGTCGCACACGGCGTGTCCTACGAGTTGCCACTGCGGTACAAGTCCTCCCGCCGGGCCCCGGAGAAGCAGCGCATCGCCGCGGCCGTCTCGGAGCTGATCAGCGAGGGCGAGGTCGTCGGCCTCAACGGGGGCACGACGACGACGGAGGTCGCGCGGACCCTCGGGCTGCGCACCGGCGGCGGCGCCCGCGAGGGCGCGCCCGGAAGTGCCACGGCGCCGCTGCTCACCATCGTGACAAACGCGCTGAACATCGCCGGGGAGCTGGCCGTACGGCCGCAGATAAAGATCGTCACCACCGGGGGCGTGGTCCGGCCGCAGACCTTCGAACTGGTCGGCCCGCTGACCGTGGGCGTCCTCAACGAGGTGGTGCTCGACGCGGTCGTGCTCGGCGTGGACGGCGTGGACCCGGGCCTGGGGATCATGACCCACCAGGAGGAGGAGGCGAGCATCAGCCGGCTGTTCGCGGAGCGCTCCCAGCGCGTCATCGTCGCCGCCGACTCCTCCAAGATGGGCAAGCGCGCCTTCGCCAGGATCTGCGGACTGGAGCGCATCGACGTGCTGGTGACCGACTCGGCGATCCCCGACCCCATGGTGGCCGGCCTCACCGAGGCGGGCGTGGAGGTGGTGGCGGTCTGA
- a CDS encoding extracellular solute-binding protein, with amino-acid sequence MKKRTLRFPAACLAGALALTACGGGGADDGSVTLKLVAADYGNKASNSTTVYWEEVAEAFEADHPGIRVDVRVINWNDIDSQVKTMIQSGNVPDVLQTGGFADKVADDLLHPAEDVLSPETRENLVDSFARAGEVDGTQYGIPFVSSSRVLFYNKEIFSAAGISEPPATWDDVRAAAERIKAEVPGVTPYALPLGPEEAQGETLIWELGNGGGYTDADGAYTLDSEANVETFRWLKSNLVDPGLTYANPESTERKTAFADFAAGKAAMLNGHPSLIQMSKDGGVDYGVAPIPGKDGALESTLGVADWMMAFKDNGHQEEIREFLDFAYAEEHTLSFMERYNLMPVTDDTLERMRTGGDHPDLELFFELLPDASFYPLGDVTWDAVSAEIKQSGGTAVAGDPAEVLGDLQRKAEDIVSDQR; translated from the coding sequence GTGAAGAAGCGAACGCTCAGATTCCCGGCGGCCTGCCTGGCCGGCGCCCTCGCCCTCACGGCGTGCGGCGGTGGCGGCGCGGACGACGGCTCCGTCACCCTCAAGCTCGTCGCTGCCGACTACGGCAACAAGGCGTCCAACAGCACCACGGTGTACTGGGAGGAGGTCGCCGAGGCGTTCGAGGCCGACCACCCCGGCATCCGGGTCGACGTCCGGGTCATCAACTGGAACGACATCGACTCGCAGGTCAAGACGATGATCCAGAGCGGAAACGTCCCGGACGTCCTCCAGACCGGCGGCTTCGCGGACAAGGTCGCCGACGACCTGCTCCACCCGGCCGAGGACGTGCTCTCGCCGGAGACCCGCGAGAACCTGGTCGACAGCTTCGCGCGGGCGGGCGAGGTCGACGGCACGCAGTACGGCATCCCCTTCGTCTCCTCCTCCCGCGTGCTCTTCTACAACAAGGAGATCTTCTCCGCGGCGGGGATCAGCGAACCGCCCGCGACCTGGGACGACGTCAGGGCGGCGGCCGAGCGGATCAAGGCCGAGGTCCCCGGCGTCACGCCCTACGCGCTGCCGCTCGGGCCGGAGGAGGCCCAGGGGGAGACCCTGATCTGGGAGCTGGGCAACGGCGGTGGCTACACCGACGCCGACGGCGCCTACACCCTGGACAGCGAGGCCAACGTCGAGACCTTCCGATGGCTGAAGTCCAACCTCGTCGACCCCGGGCTCACGTACGCGAACCCCGAGAGCACGGAGCGCAAGACGGCGTTCGCCGACTTCGCGGCGGGCAAGGCCGCCATGCTCAACGGGCACCCGTCGCTCATCCAGATGTCCAAGGACGGCGGGGTCGACTACGGCGTCGCCCCCATCCCCGGCAAGGACGGCGCGCTGGAGTCCACTCTCGGCGTCGCGGACTGGATGATGGCCTTCAAGGACAACGGCCACCAGGAGGAGATCAGGGAGTTCCTCGACTTCGCGTACGCCGAGGAGCACACGCTCTCCTTCATGGAGAGGTACAACCTGATGCCCGTCACGGACGACACCCTGGAGCGGATGCGGACCGGCGGCGACCACCCGGACCTGGAGCTCTTCTTCGAGCTCCTGCCCGACGCGTCCTTCTACCCCCTCGGTGACGTCACCTGGGACGCGGTCTCCGCCGAGATCAAGCAGAGCGGTGGGACGGCCGTCGCCGGCGACCCCGCCGAGGTCCTCGGGGACCTCCAGCGCAAGGCCGAGGACATCGTCTCCGACCAGCGCTGA
- a CDS encoding carbohydrate ABC transporter permease, with product MVARLGPLPWIGPAVALIVLVVLWPVYEMVRTSFLNISISGFVRGSAGLEQYRRLFDEPDLAGVLTATVVWTVAVVGVTMTLSLALAQLFNQRFPGRRLTRWALIAPWAASVLMTAIGFSWMLDRTAGVLNTLMTDLGLIDAPRDWLGSPATAWPWMMCVAVFVSLPFTTYTLLAGLQTIPGEVYEAARVDGTSPWQTYRLVTLPLLRPAFLVGVVINLINVFNSFPIIWAMTRGGPASDTATSTVFMYQLKSSDIGLSAAMSVVNFALVVLMVVAFLKVSRWNADSKEEAR from the coding sequence ATGGTGGCGCGGCTCGGCCCCCTGCCCTGGATCGGCCCGGCCGTCGCGCTCATCGTGCTCGTCGTGCTCTGGCCCGTCTACGAGATGGTCCGCACCTCCTTCCTGAACATCAGCATCAGCGGCTTCGTCCGCGGTTCGGCCGGGCTGGAGCAGTACCGCAGGCTCTTCGACGAACCCGACCTCGCCGGCGTGCTGACGGCGACCGTCGTGTGGACCGTCGCCGTCGTCGGCGTCACCATGACCCTCTCGCTGGCCCTGGCCCAGCTGTTCAACCAGCGCTTCCCCGGACGCCGCCTCACCCGCTGGGCGCTCATCGCCCCGTGGGCGGCGTCCGTGCTGATGACGGCCATCGGCTTCTCCTGGATGCTCGACCGCACGGCGGGTGTCCTCAACACCCTCATGACCGACCTCGGCCTCATCGACGCCCCCCGGGACTGGCTGGGCTCGCCCGCCACGGCCTGGCCCTGGATGATGTGCGTGGCGGTGTTCGTCTCCCTGCCGTTCACCACCTACACCCTGCTCGCCGGACTCCAGACGATCCCCGGCGAGGTCTACGAGGCGGCCCGGGTCGACGGCACGTCCCCCTGGCAGACCTACCGCCTGGTCACCCTCCCGCTGCTGCGGCCCGCCTTCCTCGTCGGTGTGGTGATCAACCTCATCAACGTCTTCAACTCGTTCCCCATCATCTGGGCCATGACGCGGGGCGGCCCGGCCAGCGACACCGCTACCAGCACCGTGTTCATGTACCAGCTCAAGAGTTCCGACATCGGCCTGTCGGCGGCCATGTCGGTGGTGAACTTCGCGCTCGTGGTGCTCATGGTCGTGGCGTTCCTCAAGGTCAGCCGCTGGAACGCGGACAGCAAGGAGGAGGCGCGATGA
- a CDS encoding carbohydrate ABC transporter permease: MSPRTTTTAPPGAGRTRGGSTAVTTAAPPRRPRRFAPRTLLIAAVAWSLAVVFLLPYAEMVITALRPADELRDASYLPGDLAWSNFVDVWRESELGQNLKVSLLVAGGSTLLVLLVALPAAYYTARTRFRGRKAFLLLVLVTQMFQPTSLLVGLYRQFHQLDMLNSVWTLILCNAAFNLAFAVWILTAYIGSIPVQLEEAAMIDGTGRFGALVRVTLPLAVPGVVTALIFTFITAWNEFVMGLTLATTPESQPLTVGINGFIGNYSVQWNYLFAASVVAIVPVVVLFALIERHVVSGLTAGSVK, from the coding sequence ATGAGCCCCCGCACGACGACCACCGCTCCGCCCGGCGCGGGGCGCACCCGCGGCGGCTCCACGGCGGTCACAACGGCCGCGCCGCCGCGCCGCCCCCGCCGGTTCGCCCCGCGCACCCTGCTCATCGCCGCGGTGGCCTGGTCGCTCGCGGTGGTGTTCCTCCTGCCGTACGCGGAGATGGTCATCACCGCCCTGCGCCCCGCCGACGAGCTGCGCGACGCGAGCTACCTCCCGGGGGACCTCGCCTGGTCCAACTTCGTCGACGTCTGGCGGGAGTCGGAGCTGGGCCAGAACCTGAAGGTCAGTCTGCTGGTCGCCGGCGGTTCGACGCTGCTCGTCCTGCTGGTCGCCCTGCCCGCCGCCTACTACACGGCCCGGACCCGCTTCCGCGGCCGGAAGGCGTTCCTCCTGCTGGTGCTGGTCACGCAGATGTTCCAGCCCACCTCGCTGCTCGTCGGCCTCTACCGGCAGTTCCACCAGCTGGACATGCTCAACTCGGTGTGGACGCTGATCCTGTGCAACGCGGCGTTCAACCTCGCCTTCGCCGTGTGGATCCTGACCGCCTACATCGGCTCGATCCCCGTCCAGCTGGAGGAGGCGGCGATGATCGACGGAACGGGCCGCTTCGGCGCCCTGGTCCGCGTCACCCTGCCGCTGGCCGTGCCCGGTGTGGTCACGGCCCTGATCTTCACCTTCATCACGGCCTGGAACGAGTTCGTGATGGGCCTGACCCTCGCGACCACCCCGGAGAGCCAGCCGCTGACGGTCGGGATCAACGGCTTCATCGGCAACTACTCGGTGCAGTGGAACTACCTGTTCGCCGCGTCGGTCGTCGCCATCGTGCCCGTGGTCGTCCTCTTCGCCCTCATCGAACGGCACGTGGTGTCGGGCCTGACGGCCGGGTCCGTCAAGTAG
- a CDS encoding TetR/AcrR family transcriptional regulator — protein MPYRRTPAVQARLDAQRADVLAAAVGLLREQGYGGCSMSAVAARAGVATGTMYRHFPSKADLVAELFRTVVRREVAAVTEAAAAHPDPVAAVVAVVETFASRALKAPRLAYALLAEPVAPAVDRERLLFRTAFRDVFAERIAAGVALGVLPPQDARLTASALVGAGAEALVGPLSQGDAGPATLPALTAFVTRALGVPDAGHP, from the coding sequence GTGCCGTACCGCCGTACGCCCGCCGTCCAGGCCCGCCTGGACGCCCAGCGGGCCGACGTCCTCGCAGCCGCCGTCGGACTCCTGCGTGAGCAGGGGTACGGCGGCTGCTCGATGTCCGCCGTCGCCGCCCGCGCCGGCGTGGCCACCGGCACCATGTACCGGCACTTCCCCTCCAAGGCCGACCTCGTCGCCGAACTCTTCCGCACCGTCGTGCGGCGGGAGGTCGCGGCGGTGACGGAGGCCGCCGCCGCGCACCCCGACCCCGTCGCCGCCGTGGTGGCCGTCGTGGAGACCTTCGCCTCCCGCGCCCTGAAGGCCCCGCGGCTGGCCTACGCCCTCCTCGCCGAACCGGTGGCCCCGGCCGTCGACCGGGAGCGGCTCCTCTTCCGCACCGCCTTCCGCGACGTGTTCGCCGAGCGGATCGCCGCCGGGGTGGCCCTCGGCGTACTGCCCCCGCAGGACGCCCGCCTCACCGCCTCCGCACTCGTCGGCGCGGGCGCGGAGGCCCTCGTCGGGCCGCTCTCCCAAGGAGACGCCGGCCCCGCCACGCTGCCCGCACTGACCGCGTTCGTCACCCGAGCCCTGGGAGTCCCCGATGCCGGCCACCCATGA
- a CDS encoding acyl-CoA dehydrogenase family protein codes for MPATHDVVNQVPPLTGHDVAEDPALLEALHREGAGWAEEELHELGTLAGERATQEWARLVEEHPPVLHTHDRYGHRVDEVEYHPHWHDLMTVATAHGVHAAPWRQERLGAHVARAAKMVVWGQTDPGHLCPVSMTYAAVPALRAQPELAALYEPLLTSSSYDVGLRVPTAKSGLIAGMSMTEKQGGSDVRANTTRAEPTGEGWYALTGHKWFTSAPMSDVFLTLAQAPGGLSCFLVPRVLPDGERNALRLQRLKNKLGNRSNASSEIEYEGALGQLVGEEGRGVATIIRMVNMTRLDCTLASASGMRRGVVEAVHHATHRSAFGARLLDQPLMRNVLADLAVESEAATAVAMRLAGAVDRAACGDPAEEPFRRIALAVSKYWVCKRAAPHAAEALECLGGNGYVEDSGMPRLYREAPLAGIWEGSGNVAALDALRAMARQPETVEAYFAEVDLAAGADRRLDAAVARLRKDLARPDDAPYRARRTVETMALVLQGSLLQRHGAPAVADAFCASRLGADWGVAFGTLPTGVDTAAVLDRARPHVPTTGERPGSRAHPVTSS; via the coding sequence ATGCCGGCCACCCATGACGTCGTCAACCAGGTCCCGCCCCTCACCGGCCACGACGTCGCCGAGGACCCCGCGCTGCTGGAGGCGCTGCACCGCGAAGGCGCCGGCTGGGCCGAGGAGGAACTGCACGAGCTCGGCACCCTCGCCGGGGAACGCGCCACCCAGGAGTGGGCCCGGCTCGTGGAGGAGCACCCGCCCGTCCTGCACACCCACGACCGCTACGGCCACCGCGTGGACGAGGTGGAGTACCACCCGCACTGGCACGACCTGATGACGGTCGCCACCGCCCACGGTGTGCACGCCGCGCCCTGGCGGCAGGAACGCCTCGGCGCGCACGTCGCCCGCGCCGCCAAGATGGTCGTCTGGGGTCAGACCGACCCGGGCCACCTGTGCCCGGTCTCCATGACCTACGCCGCCGTGCCCGCCCTCCGCGCGCAGCCGGAGCTCGCCGCGCTCTACGAGCCCCTGCTGACGTCCTCCTCCTACGACGTCGGACTGCGCGTCCCGACCGCCAAGAGCGGGCTCATCGCGGGGATGTCCATGACCGAGAAGCAGGGCGGATCGGACGTGCGCGCCAACACCACCCGCGCCGAACCCACGGGGGAGGGCTGGTACGCGCTGACGGGGCACAAGTGGTTCACCTCCGCCCCGATGTCGGACGTCTTCCTCACCCTCGCGCAGGCCCCCGGCGGGCTCTCCTGCTTCCTCGTGCCCCGCGTCCTGCCGGACGGCGAACGCAACGCCCTGCGACTGCAGCGGCTCAAGAACAAGCTCGGCAACCGCTCCAACGCCTCCTCCGAGATCGAGTACGAGGGCGCCCTCGGCCAGTTGGTGGGGGAGGAGGGGCGCGGCGTGGCGACGATCATCCGGATGGTCAACATGACGCGGCTGGACTGCACCCTCGCCTCCGCCTCCGGCATGCGGCGTGGCGTGGTGGAGGCCGTCCACCACGCCACGCACCGCAGCGCCTTCGGCGCCCGGCTCCTCGACCAGCCGCTCATGCGCAACGTGCTGGCCGACCTCGCCGTGGAGTCGGAGGCGGCGACGGCCGTGGCGATGCGGCTGGCCGGGGCCGTGGACCGGGCGGCCTGCGGCGACCCCGCCGAGGAGCCGTTCCGCCGGATCGCCCTGGCCGTCAGCAAGTACTGGGTCTGCAAGCGGGCCGCCCCCCACGCCGCCGAAGCGCTGGAGTGCCTGGGCGGCAACGGTTACGTCGAGGACTCCGGCATGCCCCGCCTCTACCGCGAGGCGCCCCTCGCGGGCATCTGGGAGGGCTCCGGCAACGTCGCGGCGCTCGACGCCCTGCGCGCGATGGCCCGTCAGCCCGAGACCGTGGAGGCGTACTTCGCGGAGGTCGACCTCGCGGCCGGAGCCGACCGCCGCCTGGACGCGGCGGTGGCCCGGCTGCGCAAGGACCTCGCCCGTCCCGACGACGCCCCCTACCGGGCCCGGCGCACGGTCGAGACGATGGCGCTCGTCCTGCAGGGATCGCTCCTCCAGCGCCACGGGGCCCCGGCCGTCGCCGACGCCTTCTGCGCCTCCCGGCTCGGGGCCGACTGGGGCGTCGCCTTCGGCACCCTGCCCACCGGCGTGGACACCGCCGCCGTCCTCGACCGGGCCCGGCCGCACGTTCCCACCACCGGCGAACGACCCGGTTCACGTGCTCACCCGGTCACCTCCTCGTAG